The DNA window CGTCGGCATCAGCTTCGCGAGCTGGCGCAGCCACGGCACCGGGCCGTACGCCGGGCAGCCGATGCGGTCGGCCATGCGCGCGAACATGGTGGAGTGGCGGCATTCGTCCGCGATCTCCGTCAGCGCGTACTGGGCGTGGCTCGTCGTGGGGTCCTCTTCGTAGACCTCCTTGAGCAGCATCTGCATCAGGAGGATCTCGAACCAGAGGCCGGTGGTCGCGACGCTGGCGATCTCGTGCTTGCCGAGTTCGATGCGCTGTTCCTCGGAAAGCTTGTCCCACAGCTTCGTGCCGTACAGGGATGACCGGTGCTCCGGGATGTAGCGCTTGCCCTCGACCAGCGGCGCGTCCCAGTCGATGTCGACCTCGGGGTCGTAGAACTTGTTGGCCGACGACTTGAGCAGCCGTTCCGCGGTCTTCTCGCGGCCGGCGTCGCCGAGGGTCCGCGTCATTGCCGACACCACCTTCCCTGTGACCCAGCTGACTGTAACTTCGAGTAACAGTTACCTCTGGTAGCATGACCTGCGTGATCGACCGTGTCAAGCGCAACAGCAAGCAGTCCCGCAAGCACCCGGCGAGCGAGGAGCCGAGCACCGGCGACGCCCGCCGCGACCGCTGGCGCAAGCACCGGATCGCCCGGCGGGCCGAGTTCGTGGAGGCCGCCCTCAAGGCGCTGGACGAGCACGGCCCCGAACTCGGCATGGAGCACGTCGCCGCGGCCGCCGGTGTCACGAAACCGGTGCTGTACCGGCACTTCGAGGACAAGGCCGATCTCTACGTGGCGCTCGGGCAGCGCGGCACGGAGATCCTTTTCGAACGGCTCATCCCGGCCATCAACGCCGAGCTGGCGCCGGTGCCGAGGATCAGGATGGCGCTCGACGCGTTCTTCACCGTGATCGAGGAGCACCCGAACCTCTACCGCTTGCTGGCACGGGGCCGGTTCCAGGACAAGCCGGTCGATTCGGACGTCGTCGCCGAGGACAAGGAGGTCATCGCGACCGCGCTGACCGCGCTGCTCGGTGACTACATGCGGATGTTCAACATGGACTCCGGCGCCGCGGAGCCGTGGGCGCACGGGATCGTCGGCATGGTGCAGAACACCGGGGAATGGTGGCTCGACCGCCGCTCGATGGGCCGCGACAGCGTCGTCGAATACCTCACGCAGATCATCTGGGCCGCGATCGACGGCCTGACCAGGCAGCAGGGCATCACGATCGACCCGAACCTGCCGCTCGAAGAGAACAAGATCATCCAGATGGCCTCGGTGGAAACCGAATCCGACAGCGAAGCCGGATAGGGAGTTTCAAATGAGCGAGCACGACGAAGACGGCTACACCGGTGCGGCGACGCTGACCATCGACGGCGCGGAGGTCCCGATCGAGGTCGAACTGCGCGGGCACTTCCAGCCGATCGACGGCTTCTACCGCTGGTACGGCCGCATCACCGCGAACGAAACGCTGAGCACGGTCGCCGACGGCAAGAAGCGCAAGGCCACCATCCAGACCCCGCACGGCAGCGCCGAGGGCGAGATCTCCGACCCCGACCCGTGGGACCGCTACCGCATCATGGGCACCAGCACGCCCCCGTTCCACGTGCCCACTTCGCTGGAAGAACTCGAAGAACTCGGCAGCTGACGCGCACCTGAAACGGCTCAGCGGACCTTGTTCGCGGTGGCGGAGACCTCCAGCAGCGGTTCCCCGCTCCGCGGCGCCGGGACGCGGCTGCGGAACGCGTGGTCCGGCCACCGGGTCGCGGTGTGCAGGAGCCATTCGAGCGGCCCCCTGCCGATCCACTTCTTCCACGCCATCGCGCCGACGAGCGCCACCGCGGAGAAGCTGAAGAACCGGCCGAGGCTGAACGGGTCGACGTTCTGGTCGAAGGTCCCCCACAGCAGGTAGATCGCGATGAAGTGGAAGACGTAGGCGCTCAGGATCACCGAGCCGAGATCGGCCAGCGGCCGCAGCAGGCGGCCGAACCGGGCGCTGGCCAGCTGGCAGCCGCCGATGACCGCGGCCGCGACGCCGAGGCAGCCGACGAAGTCGAACGGCGTGTAGGCGTGCGCGCTGGACAGGAGTTCCCAGGCGAACGTGGTGGTCGGCGGGGTGCCGTGGATGTTGTAGCTGTTCATCTCGTAGAACTGCTCCGGCGTGACCCCCGCCTGCGCCGCGGCGGGCGCCAGCGCGGCGTAGATCCGCTGCATACCACCGAAAACCGAGGTGGCCAGCCACGACGAGCCGTAGGCGAGCACGGTGAGCGCGGTGCCGCCGAACAGCAGCCATCGGTTGACCAGCCGCGAGGTGAGGTCGAGCCTGCCGATCGCCATCCCGGCGAACACGTAGGTCATCAGGCCGAGCGCCGGGAACGTGCCGGTGAGCACCAGGCTGAGCAGCACGTTCGGGAGATCGCCGAGCTGCCGGATCTCGGCGAACGTCGGATCGGGCAGCACGTAGAGCAGATCACGCGGGGCGACGGCCGCGCGGACGAAGTACGACACGAGCGGCACCGCGATCGCGAACACCCCGGCGAGGATGAACAAAGCCTTGGCGCGCAACCGGAGGAACGGGATCGCGGCCACGAAGCACACGCCGTAGTAGGCGAGGATGACGAGGTAGCCGGTGCCGAGATCGGTGAGCCACAGCCCGAGCGCGAGCAGCAGCGGCGCCCTGGTGCCGAGCCGCCAGCCCACCTTGGTCCTGCCGACGCCGGTCTTCGGGCGCCGCCCGCCGGACATCAGCGCGATGGAGAGCCCGGAAAGAACGGCGAACAACGCGGCGGAGCGCCCCTCGAACGGGCTGAACAGCACCCCGATCCCGCCCCGCGACGGATCGGGCCCGAGATGCGCGGCGTACATGCCGATGACCGCGACACCGCGGGCCACGTCGATCCCGGCGAGCCTGCCGGCCCCGCCGCTCGGACGGGCGGCGGGGCGCCGGTCGGGTGCACGCCGCGTACTCGCCCGGCGCTCTTCTGTGACGGTAACGCCGTCCACCTCATCTCTCAGCTCGCCGGGGCCGTTACCAGAAGAATCGTCCCTAACGTAACTGAGAGGGTCCTGAGATTGCGCGGTGACTCACCTGTGACCTGCGCTGTGTAGCAGCTGTGCGAGCCCCCACGGTCGTTCGAATCACCAGGTCAGGAGCCTACGGCGAACCCGACCTTGCGCACCTCGGAGGGTGCGATCTCGACGTAGGCGATCCGGTCGGCGGGCACCAGGAACTTGCGGCCCTTGTCGTCGTCGATCCGGAAGACCCCGTCCGCGGACTTCAGCGCGTCGGCCACCAGCTTCTCCACGTCCTCGGGAGACTGGCCGCTGGACACCACCAGCTCGCGGGGGGTGTCCTTGATGCCGATCTTGACCTCCACGTACGACCTCCGCTTGTTCCGTGCTGACTTACTGGCCAAAAGGCTAGCCGAGTCCGAGCGCCTGCATGCGCTTGCCGTGCCCTTGCTGCAACCGGCGGAACAGCCCGGCGATTCCGGAAAGATCGCCGGAACCGCTGATGATCAACTCCGCGAGCCCGTCCCGCTCCGCCACCACGTACTGGGCCTGCGTCAACGCTTCGCCGAGCAGCCTGCGGCCCCACAGCGCGAGCTTGTCGCGGGTCTTGGGGTCGGCGGCGATCCCGGCGGCGACTTCGCGCTCGGCGAACGCGGAATGACCCGTGTCGGCGAGGACGGTGAGCACGAGCTCCTTCGCTTCGGGGTCGAGCCAGCTGGCGACCTCGCGGTAGAAGTCGGCGCCGAGGCCGTCGCCGACGTAGGCCTTCACGAGTGATTCGAGCCACGATTTCGGCGCCGTCGCGGCGTGCCAGGCGTCGAGGTAGTCGACGAACGGCGCCATCGCTTCCTCGACCGCGAACCCGCGGTCGGACAGGTACCCGGCGAGCAGGTCGTAGTGGCCGATCTCGGCCGCCGCCATGGACGCCAGCGCGGCGCGCCCGGACAGCGTCGGCGCGGACCGCGCGTCCTCCGCCATCCGGTCGAACGCGGCGAGCTCGGTGTAGGCGAGCACGCCGAGCAGGTCCACCATGCCGTCGCTGAGCTTTTCCTTGGCCTCGGTCACGGCGCACAGCGTATCCCCCGATCGCCACGTGACCTCGCCCACGCCGGATGAGCTGGGGATACCGATCGGCGGGGGTCGGCGGGGTACACTGCGCGGAGGATCAAGACGATCCACCCTGCTTCGGCGCGCCCGTCCGGCTCGGACATCGTGTTGACGGGGAACCACCGGAGTGAACCGGGTGGCGGCCGCGATGGCCGGAACGGCCCGTCCTTCGGGTGGGTGCCGGCGGCGCGCGAATTCGCGCCGGTTCACCGAGAAAACAGTGCGTGCACGCCTCTGAGTAGGCATTCCCGCCCCGAAGCACAGTACGGGCGGTCGAGTGTCGAGACGTGACCAGGCAGTGCGCGCTGGCACGAGAGAGGCTGATCATCCTGTCCACCACCCCCGAATCGACGGAATCGACCGAAGACGCCGTCGCACTGGAACACCTCGAAAGCGGCCTTCCCGAGACCGACCCGTCCCACCCGCTCCAGGCAGGCGCCCCGGTCGAACCGGAATCGCCCACCTTCGCCGAGTTCGGCGTCCGTCCCGAGATCGTCCGCGCGCTCGAAGGCGCCGGTATCGAGCGGACCTTCGCGATCCAGGCGCTGACCCTGCCGCTGGCCCTGGCCGGCAACGACCTCATCGGCCAGGCCCGCACCGGCATGGGCAAGACGCTCGGTTTCGGCGTGCCGCTGCTTCAGCGCGTCACCACCCCCGGCGACGGCACCCCGCAGGCGCTCGTCGTGGTGCCGACGCGCGAGCTGTGCCTGCAGGTCACCCACGACCTCACCGACGCGGGCAAGCACCTCGGCGTGCGCACGCTCGCGATCTACGGCGGCCGCCCGTACGAGCCGCAGATCGAGGCCCTGCGCAAGGGCGTCGACCTGGTGATCGGCACGCCCGGCCGTCTCCTCGACCTCGCCGAGCAGCGCCACCTGGTCCTGGGCAAGGTCTCCGGGCTCGTCCTCGACGAGGCCGACGAGATGCTCGACCTCGGCTTCCTCCCCGACATCGAGCGCATCCTGCGGATGGTGCCGGACTCCCGGCAGACCATGCTGTTCTCGGCCACCATGCCGGGCCCGATCATCACCCTCGCCAGGACGTTCCTGAACCAGCCGACGCACATCAGGGCCGAGGAGAACGACGCGGGCGCGGTCCACGAGCGCACCACGCAGTTCGTCTACCGCGCGCACTCGATGGACAAGCCGGAGCTGATCGCGAAGGTCCTGCAGGCCGAGGGCCGCGGGCTGACGATGATCTTCACGCGCACCAAGCGCACCGCGCAGAAGGTGGCCGACGAACTGGCCGAGCGCGGGTTCGCCGCGGCCGCGGTGCACGGCGACCTCGGGCAGGGCGCGCGCGAGCAGGCGCTGCGGGCGTTCCGGTCCGGCAAGGTCGACGTGCTGGTCGCCACCGACGTCGCGGCGCGCGGGATCGACGTCGACGACGTCACCCACGTGATCAACTACCAGACGCCGGACGACGAGAAGACCTACGTGCACCGCATCGGCCGCACCGGCCGCGCGGGCAAGACCGGGGTCGCGGTCACGCTCGTCGACTGGGACGAGGAACCGCGCTGGAAGCTGATCTCCGACGCGCTCGGCCTCGACAAGCCGGAACCCGTCGAAACCTACTCGACCTCGAAGCACCTGTTCACCGACCTCGGCATCGCCGAGGACGCCACCGGCAGGCTGCCGCTGGCCAAGCGCACGCGCGCCGGGCTGTCGGCGGAGCCGGAGGAGAAGCTCGGCGGCCGCAAGCGCGACCGCGAGCGCACCACCACCAGCAGCAGGACCCGCAAGCCCCGCCGCCGGACCAGGGGCGGTGCCGACGCCGCGGCCGCGGTCGAAGCCGCCGACGCGGCGAAGACGGCCGAGGGCCAGGAGGGCGAAGGCGCCGCGAGGAAGCCTCGCCGCCGCACCCGTGGTGGCGCCAAGCCCGCCGCGGAAGCGAACGCGCACTCGGGTCCCGCCGCGCAGGAGAAGGAAACCGGTGAAGGCGGCGAGCGCCCGGCACGTCGCCGTCGCCGCCGTCGTTCCGGCAGCTCCAACAGCAGCGAAACACCCGCTTCGGCAGACTGAGCGCGTAACGCATTGGGCTGATCCCGGGGAGCGGCAGAAGTGAGCGAACCCGTGCAGGGGGGCAGGCACCGGCGGCCGAGCGGGTCCGAGCCGGTCCCCGGGACCGAGGACGTGCTCGGCACCGCGCCGGAGAGCGTGGGACCCGCGAAGCACGCCAGCCCGGAACGGGCGCGGCGGTCGCCGTGGAACACGCGGCGGGACCGCATCGTCGCGGTGGCCATCGCGGTGGTCTGCCTCGGCGCCGCGGTCGTGGTGTGGGCGGGCAGCGACAGCAGGGCGACCGTGTCGGAGCAGTCCCCGCCGCAGCCCGCGGTGATCGGCGCGCCGGACAAGGTGCCCGGCTCGCTGGCCGAGGCGTGGCAGGCGCCCAGTTCCGCGACGCCGATCCCGGTGACCTCGAACTCCACCGTGGTGACCGGCGCGGGCGGCGAGGTCGACGGCCGCGACCCGGCGACCGGCGCGATCCGCTGGAAGTACGCGCGCGACATCCCGTTGTGCACGATCGCGGGCACCTGGTCGCGGGCCACCGCGTTCTACCGCAACGGCGACTGGTGCAGCGAGATGACCCAGCTCGACACCGGCACCGGGCGCAGGACCGCGCAGCGCGACGGTGACGCGCGACCGGGCGGCGGCACCGTCGACGACGGGTCCGCGCTCACCGCGTTCACGCCGACGCTGCTCAGCACCTGGCGCGACGACCTGGTGAAAACGGTCGAGTACGGCAAGGTCCCCGCGCTGATCAACGCGGACAAGCAGCCGCGGAAGGACTGCGCCTACGGCTCGGTCGCGGCCGCGTCGAACCGGATCGGCGTGATCGAACGGTGCGCGGGCGATCCCGGCGACCGGCTGACCGTCTACAAGGCCAACAGCAAGGAGTTCGACTCGCCCGAGGTCGTCTACAGCGCGGTGACCGCGGGCAAGCAGGCGAGGCTGGTCGCGATGTCCGGCGAGTCCGCCGCGGTCGCGCTGCCCCAGCAGCGGCTGCTGGTGCTCTACGGGGCCGACGGCAACCAGCGCGCCGCGTACCCGCTGACGGTGCCGGACGCCGATCTCGCGCAGGACCCGCCGAACGGGGTGCCGTCGACCTCGACGACGAACAACGCGGTCTACTGGTTCACCGGGTCCAAGACCATCGCGCTGGCGAAGGCGGACCTCACTCCACTGTGGACACTCGATGGCGCGCTCGGCCCCGGCGTCACGTTCTGCGGGCAGCTGGTCGTGCCGATCAAGGGGGGAATCGCGGTGCTGGACGAGAAAACCGGCGCGACGGTCCGCACGGTCGGCGTCGACCGGCACGGCTACGCGGGCCCGGTGCGGCTCGCCGCGCAGGGCCCGGTCCTGCTCGAACAGCGCGGCGACACGCTGGTAGCGCTGCGATGAGCGATGACGACCGCAGGGAGGAATCGCTCACGAGGACACAGCGTGCTTGTGCCTCATCGGTGTTGTCCCGAACCGAGGGACGAGGGAAGGGACAACACCGATGAGCATGACCGAAGAGGACCGCCGGGGTCAGCTGGCGGCGCATTCGGCGAGCCGTGTCGATCTCGACGGCCGGTACGGGCCGATCGCGGCGCTGCGCACGACGGCGCCGTCGGATGCCACAGTCCTCCTCGTCCCCGGCTACACGGGGTCGAAGGAGGATTTCGCGCCACTGCTCGACGGCCTCGCCGAGGCGGGGTTCGAGGCCGTCGCGATCGATCTTCCCGGGCAGTACGAATCCGGCGGCCCCGAGGACGAAACCGCGTACCTGCCCGCCGCGCTCGGCGAGGTGGTGGCCGAACTGGTCACCGCGCTCGGCGAGGGCGGGAAACCGGTGCTGCTACTCGGGCACTCCTTCGGCGGGCTGGTCGTGCGGGCGGCCGTGCTGGCGGGCGCGCCGATCGCCGGGCTGGTCCTGATGGACACCGGCCCCCGGCACCTTCCCGACGGCGCCCGCCGGGCGGCGCTGGGCATCGGTGAACCGCTGCTGCGCGAAGGAACGCCGGAAGGGCTCGCCGCGGCCTACGCGGTGCGGGAAGAAGTGAGCGCCAAGTTCGAGGCGTGGGCGAAGGTTTCGCCCGCGTTGAAGGACTTCTACCGGCACCGGTTCACCGCGTCGAGCGCGCCCGGCCTGCTCGGCATGGCCACGGCGCTGCGCACCGAGCCAGACCGGGTCTCCGAACTGGCCGACGCGTTGCGGCGCGGCGGCACGCCGTGCGCGGTCGTCACCGGCGAGGGCGACGACGCGTGGAGCGTGCCGGAACAGCAGGACATGGCGCGCCGCCTCGACGTGCCGTTCCTGTCGATCCCGGGCAGCGCGCACTCCCCCAACACCGAAAACCCGGCGGCCCTGCTGGCCACCCTGCTGCCCCTGTGGCGCACCTGGCTCGCCCGCCCCTGACGGGTCAGAACCACCAGAAGAAGACGAGGATCCCGGCGACGGCCGCGAGCAGCACCACGGCGGCGGCACCGGCGACGGCACCGGACCTGCGGTCGACGACCCGTTGCGCGCCCAGCGCGACCGCGGCGGCGGCCGGGTGCGCCACCAGCGATGGCAGTCCTGGCCCTTCGGTGGGGCCGAAGTAGGCGAGCGCACCGGCCCCCAGCACCACGATCGCGAGCACGACCATGCCCGCGGCGAGCGAGCCGGTGAGCCCGCGCCACCACCGGCGAGGCCGCTTGCCGGTGTCGGCGGCGGTCGCCGCGGAACCCGCCGAGTCGACGGCTTCGGCGGTTTCGGGCGGCTCGGCGGATTCCTTGGTGGCCGGGGAATCCGCGGTGCCGGGCGATTCCCCGGACTCGGCGGAACCGTCGGGCTTGGTGGCGGGATGGCGCGGATCGGGCAGCCTGCCTTCGTGCGACGGCCAGTTC is part of the Amycolatopsis sp. CA-230715 genome and encodes:
- a CDS encoding alpha/beta hydrolase, translated to MTEEDRRGQLAAHSASRVDLDGRYGPIAALRTTAPSDATVLLVPGYTGSKEDFAPLLDGLAEAGFEAVAIDLPGQYESGGPEDETAYLPAALGEVVAELVTALGEGGKPVLLLGHSFGGLVVRAAVLAGAPIAGLVLMDTGPRHLPDGARRAALGIGEPLLREGTPEGLAAAYAVREEVSAKFEAWAKVSPALKDFYRHRFTASSAPGLLGMATALRTEPDRVSELADALRRGGTPCAVVTGEGDDAWSVPEQQDMARRLDVPFLSIPGSAHSPNTENPAALLATLLPLWRTWLARP
- a CDS encoding DUF4873 domain-containing protein, which codes for MSEHDEDGYTGAATLTIDGAEVPIEVELRGHFQPIDGFYRWYGRITANETLSTVADGKKRKATIQTPHGSAEGEISDPDPWDRYRIMGTSTPPFHVPTSLEELEELGS
- a CDS encoding DEAD/DEAH box helicase encodes the protein MIILSTTPESTESTEDAVALEHLESGLPETDPSHPLQAGAPVEPESPTFAEFGVRPEIVRALEGAGIERTFAIQALTLPLALAGNDLIGQARTGMGKTLGFGVPLLQRVTTPGDGTPQALVVVPTRELCLQVTHDLTDAGKHLGVRTLAIYGGRPYEPQIEALRKGVDLVIGTPGRLLDLAEQRHLVLGKVSGLVLDEADEMLDLGFLPDIERILRMVPDSRQTMLFSATMPGPIITLARTFLNQPTHIRAEENDAGAVHERTTQFVYRAHSMDKPELIAKVLQAEGRGLTMIFTRTKRTAQKVADELAERGFAAAAVHGDLGQGAREQALRAFRSGKVDVLVATDVAARGIDVDDVTHVINYQTPDDEKTYVHRIGRTGRAGKTGVAVTLVDWDEEPRWKLISDALGLDKPEPVETYSTSKHLFTDLGIAEDATGRLPLAKRTRAGLSAEPEEKLGGRKRDRERTTTSSRTRKPRRRTRGGADAAAAVEAADAAKTAEGQEGEGAARKPRRRTRGGAKPAAEANAHSGPAAQEKETGEGGERPARRRRRRRSGSSNSSETPASAD
- a CDS encoding DUF418 domain-containing protein translates to MDGVTVTEERRASTRRAPDRRPAARPSGGAGRLAGIDVARGVAVIGMYAAHLGPDPSRGGIGVLFSPFEGRSAALFAVLSGLSIALMSGGRRPKTGVGRTKVGWRLGTRAPLLLALGLWLTDLGTGYLVILAYYGVCFVAAIPFLRLRAKALFILAGVFAIAVPLVSYFVRAAVAPRDLLYVLPDPTFAEIRQLGDLPNVLLSLVLTGTFPALGLMTYVFAGMAIGRLDLTSRLVNRWLLFGGTALTVLAYGSSWLATSVFGGMQRIYAALAPAAAQAGVTPEQFYEMNSYNIHGTPPTTTFAWELLSSAHAYTPFDFVGCLGVAAAVIGGCQLASARFGRLLRPLADLGSVILSAYVFHFIAIYLLWGTFDQNVDPFSLGRFFSFSAVALVGAMAWKKWIGRGPLEWLLHTATRWPDHAFRSRVPAPRSGEPLLEVSATANKVR
- a CDS encoding DUF3107 domain-containing protein yields the protein MEVKIGIKDTPRELVVSSGQSPEDVEKLVADALKSADGVFRIDDDKGRKFLVPADRIAYVEIAPSEVRKVGFAVGS
- a CDS encoding ferritin-like fold-containing protein, producing the protein MVDLLGVLAYTELAAFDRMAEDARSAPTLSGRAALASMAAAEIGHYDLLAGYLSDRGFAVEEAMAPFVDYLDAWHAATAPKSWLESLVKAYVGDGLGADFYREVASWLDPEAKELVLTVLADTGHSAFAEREVAAGIAADPKTRDKLALWGRRLLGEALTQAQYVVAERDGLAELIISGSGDLSGIAGLFRRLQQGHGKRMQALGLG
- a CDS encoding TetR/AcrR family transcriptional regulator, producing the protein MTCVIDRVKRNSKQSRKHPASEEPSTGDARRDRWRKHRIARRAEFVEAALKALDEHGPELGMEHVAAAAGVTKPVLYRHFEDKADLYVALGQRGTEILFERLIPAINAELAPVPRIRMALDAFFTVIEEHPNLYRLLARGRFQDKPVDSDVVAEDKEVIATALTALLGDYMRMFNMDSGAAEPWAHGIVGMVQNTGEWWLDRRSMGRDSVVEYLTQIIWAAIDGLTRQQGITIDPNLPLEENKIIQMASVETESDSEAG
- a CDS encoding Rv3212 family protein — translated: MSEPVQGGRHRRPSGSEPVPGTEDVLGTAPESVGPAKHASPERARRSPWNTRRDRIVAVAIAVVCLGAAVVVWAGSDSRATVSEQSPPQPAVIGAPDKVPGSLAEAWQAPSSATPIPVTSNSTVVTGAGGEVDGRDPATGAIRWKYARDIPLCTIAGTWSRATAFYRNGDWCSEMTQLDTGTGRRTAQRDGDARPGGGTVDDGSALTAFTPTLLSTWRDDLVKTVEYGKVPALINADKQPRKDCAYGSVAAASNRIGVIERCAGDPGDRLTVYKANSKEFDSPEVVYSAVTAGKQARLVAMSGESAAVALPQQRLLVLYGADGNQRAAYPLTVPDADLAQDPPNGVPSTSTTNNAVYWFTGSKTIALAKADLTPLWTLDGALGPGVTFCGQLVVPIKGGIAVLDEKTGATVRTVGVDRHGYAGPVRLAAQGPVLLEQRGDTLVALR